In one window of Paracoccus saliphilus DNA:
- the secF gene encoding protein translocase subunit SecF, giving the protein MAFRLKLVPQDTKIDFFRWQFLTFGISSAMIVLSVVFLVMFGLNFGIDFKGGTTIRTESTQEVDVGAYREALQPLGLGDVAISQVFDPTFGPDQNVAQVRISAQDGVESVTPETINAVEAALKEVDSSITFPSVESVGPKVSGELINTAIYAVLASLAAISVYIWLRFEWQFSIGAIVSLVHDVVITMGVFALFQIKFDLATVAALLTIVGYSINDTVVVFDRLRENLMKYKKRALRDVMNLSVNETLSRTVMTSGTTLVALIALLVLGGDVIRGFVFAITFGIVIGTYSSIYVAKNVVLWLGVKRDWSKKDPKEAAFPGAEAP; this is encoded by the coding sequence ATGGCTTTCCGTCTGAAACTGGTTCCCCAGGACACCAAGATCGACTTCTTTCGCTGGCAGTTCCTGACCTTCGGGATCTCTTCTGCCATGATCGTGCTGTCGGTCGTGTTCCTGGTGATGTTCGGTCTGAATTTCGGCATCGATTTCAAGGGCGGCACGACGATCCGGACCGAATCCACGCAAGAGGTGGATGTCGGCGCCTATCGCGAGGCATTGCAGCCTCTTGGTCTGGGCGACGTGGCGATTTCGCAGGTGTTCGACCCGACATTCGGCCCCGATCAGAATGTCGCCCAGGTCCGTATCAGCGCGCAGGATGGTGTCGAATCCGTGACCCCGGAAACCATCAATGCCGTCGAGGCGGCTTTGAAAGAGGTCGATTCCTCGATCACCTTCCCATCGGTCGAATCGGTCGGTCCCAAGGTGTCGGGGGAACTGATCAATACCGCGATCTATGCCGTTCTCGCGTCGCTGGCGGCGATCTCGGTCTATATCTGGCTGCGCTTCGAATGGCAGTTCTCGATCGGGGCCATCGTCTCGCTGGTTCATGACGTGGTTATCACCATGGGTGTCTTCGCGCTGTTCCAGATCAAGTTCGACCTTGCGACCGTGGCGGCATTGCTTACCATCGTGGGTTATTCGATCAACGATACGGTTGTCGTGTTCGACCGGCTGCGCGAGAACCTGATGAAATACAAGAAGCGTGCCCTGCGTGACGTGATGAACCTGTCGGTGAACGAGACCCTCAGCCGCACGGTGATGACCTCGGGCACGACGCTCGTGGCACTGATCGCGCTCTTGGTGCTGGGCGGCGACGTGATCCGTGGCTTTGTCTTCGCGATCACCTTCGGGATCGTGATCGGCACCTATTCCTCGATCTATGTGGCCAAGAACGTGGTTCTGTGGCTTGGCGTCAAGCGCGACTGGTCGAAAAAAGATCCCAAGGAAGCGGCATTTCCGGGAGCCGAGGCCCCCTGA
- a CDS encoding Mth938-like domain-containing protein: MAMKPTDFDGAVPVDGYGPGFFRVGGEVIQGPVLVEQGGAQPWEGLEDRAALLALVGRIDVLFLGMGEEIAHPPGDLVDALEEVGVMVEAMASPTAARTYNVTLSEGRRVACALLPL, encoded by the coding sequence ATGGCGATGAAGCCCACAGATTTCGACGGAGCGGTGCCGGTTGACGGCTACGGCCCCGGTTTCTTCCGCGTGGGCGGAGAGGTCATCCAGGGCCCGGTCCTCGTCGAACAGGGGGGAGCGCAGCCTTGGGAAGGGCTGGAGGATCGCGCAGCGCTTTTGGCTTTGGTCGGTCGTATTGACGTATTGTTCCTGGGAATGGGGGAAGAGATCGCCCATCCGCCGGGTGATCTGGTCGATGCGCTGGAAGAGGTCGGGGTGATGGTCGAGGCGATGGCCTCTCCCACGGCGGCCCGCACCTATAACGTGACCTTGTCCGAAGGCCGTCGCGTCGCCTGCGCGCTTTTACCCCTGTGA
- the ccmA gene encoding heme ABC exporter ATP-binding protein CcmA, with product MTLLAVHDLAAARGGIRAVEGVSFTLDPGEALILRGPNGIGKTTLLRCVAGLQPAAGGRIEMTEDSVAYAAHADGLKAALTVTENLRFWARIFGGESVDQALAAMDLTALADRPAAALSAGQKRRLGLARLMVTGRPLWVLDEPTVSLDAVSVQRFAEAVRTHLAQGSAALMATHIDLGLEEARVLDLTPYRARPGRSGRPAGFNEAFA from the coding sequence GTGACTCTGCTTGCCGTCCATGACCTTGCCGCCGCCCGCGGCGGGATCAGGGCGGTGGAAGGTGTGTCCTTTACCCTGGATCCCGGAGAGGCGCTAATCCTGCGCGGCCCGAACGGCATCGGCAAGACGACGCTTCTGCGCTGCGTGGCGGGGTTGCAACCGGCGGCCGGCGGGCGGATCGAGATGACCGAGGACTCGGTTGCCTATGCAGCCCATGCGGATGGCTTGAAAGCCGCGCTGACAGTGACCGAGAACCTGCGCTTCTGGGCGCGGATATTCGGTGGCGAAAGCGTCGATCAGGCTTTGGCCGCGATGGATCTGACTGCGCTGGCCGATCGTCCAGCAGCGGCACTGTCCGCCGGACAGAAGCGGCGATTGGGGCTTGCACGACTGATGGTCACGGGACGCCCGCTTTGGGTTCTGGACGAGCCGACCGTGTCGCTTGATGCCGTCTCGGTCCAGCGCTTCGCAGAGGCGGTCCGGACGCATTTGGCCCAAGGAAGTGCGGCACTGATGGCGACGCATATCGACCTTGGGCTGGAAGAGGCGCGAGTGCTGGACCTGACCCCCTATCGCGCCAGGCCGGGACGATCCGGGAGGCCTGCAGGCTTCAACGAGGCTTTCGCATGA
- the ccmB gene encoding heme exporter protein CcmB has product MLALLKRDLALATRAGGGFGLAVAFFLILCALVPFGVGPETSALRPIAPGILWVGALLSCLLSLDRIFALDYEDGSLDLLATAPIPLEAVTALKALAHWITTGLPLIATAPVFGILLHLPGQATGWLIVSLLIGTPALSMLGAFGAAITVGLRRGGLLLSLLVLPLYIPTLIFGTEIIRRGAEGGDPTTPILFLAGITAGVMALVPFAAAAALRVNLR; this is encoded by the coding sequence ATGCTGGCCCTGCTGAAGCGCGATCTTGCCCTTGCCACCCGCGCGGGCGGCGGTTTCGGCCTTGCGGTCGCGTTTTTCCTGATCCTCTGCGCATTGGTGCCCTTTGGCGTCGGTCCCGAGACCAGCGCACTGCGTCCCATCGCGCCGGGAATCCTCTGGGTCGGGGCACTGCTTTCCTGCCTGTTGTCGCTGGATCGCATCTTTGCGCTGGATTACGAGGATGGCAGTCTTGATCTGCTGGCCACCGCGCCGATCCCGTTGGAGGCGGTCACTGCCCTCAAGGCATTGGCGCATTGGATCACCACCGGATTGCCGCTGATTGCCACCGCGCCGGTTTTCGGCATCCTGCTGCATTTGCCGGGGCAGGCCACCGGCTGGCTGATCGTCTCGCTGCTGATCGGCACACCGGCGCTGTCGATGCTTGGCGCATTCGGAGCGGCGATCACCGTGGGGCTGCGCCGGGGTGGGCTACTTTTGTCGCTCTTGGTTCTGCCGCTCTATATCCCCACGCTGATCTTCGGTACCGAGATCATCCGGCGCGGCGCGGAGGGGGGCGATCCCACCACGCCGATCCTGTTCCTTGCCGGAATCACCGCCGGGGTCATGGCTCTGGTGCCGTTCGCCGCCGCCGCCGCCCTGCGGGTCAATCTGCGGTGA
- a CDS encoding heme ABC transporter permease: protein MSIWEYANPVKFMRVSGAVLPWLAIAAAVCTIGGVAWGFLTPEDYKQGSTVKIVFLHVPAAMMAINIWVMMLIASLIWLIRRHHVSALAAKAAAPVGAVMTLIALATGAIWGQPMWGTWWEWDPRLTSFLILLLFYIGYIALWSAIEDPDSAADLTGVLCLVGSVFALLSRYAVLFWNQGLHQGASLSVAPGERMSEIYRYPLYLSMFGFLLLFLVLVLVRTRTEIRRRRLAALQAREMRA from the coding sequence ATGTCGATCTGGGAATACGCAAACCCCGTGAAGTTCATGCGCGTCTCTGGCGCCGTCCTGCCATGGCTGGCCATCGCCGCGGCGGTCTGCACCATCGGCGGCGTCGCATGGGGATTTCTGACGCCCGAGGATTACAAGCAGGGCTCGACCGTCAAGATCGTCTTCCTGCATGTGCCCGCCGCGATGATGGCGATCAATATCTGGGTGATGATGCTGATCGCCTCGCTGATCTGGCTGATCCGGCGTCATCATGTCAGCGCATTGGCCGCCAAGGCCGCGGCGCCGGTGGGGGCGGTGATGACGCTGATCGCGCTGGCCACCGGGGCGATCTGGGGGCAGCCGATGTGGGGAACATGGTGGGAATGGGACCCGCGCTTGACCTCATTCCTGATCCTGCTGCTGTTCTATATCGGCTATATCGCGCTCTGGTCCGCCATCGAGGACCCGGATAGCGCCGCCGACCTGACCGGGGTGCTGTGCCTTGTCGGCTCGGTCTTTGCTTTGCTGTCGCGCTACGCGGTGCTGTTCTGGAACCAGGGGTTGCATCAGGGGGCCTCGCTGTCCGTTGCGCCGGGCGAACGTATGAGCGAGATCTATCGCTATCCGCTTTACCTTTCGATGTTCGGGTTCCTGCTGCTGTTTCTGGTGTTGGTTCTGGTCCGCACCCGCACAGAAATCCGCAGGCGGCGTCTTGCCGCATTGCAGGCACGGGAGATGCGCGCATGA
- the ccmD gene encoding heme exporter protein CcmD — translation MMDLGKYAGTVLAAYGVSLLLLTGIIWQSWAANVRARRELEKYEKNG, via the coding sequence ATGATGGATCTTGGGAAATATGCCGGCACGGTGCTGGCCGCCTACGGGGTCTCGTTGCTGCTGTTGACCGGGATTATCTGGCAAAGCTGGGCAGCAAATGTACGCGCCCGCCGTGAATTGGAGAAATACGAGAAGAATGGCTAG
- a CDS encoding DsbE family thiol:disulfide interchange protein: MARISPLVALPPLAFAALAGMFLWGMGRDDPDALPSTMVGREAPAVPQTTLPGKTQLTDAMLREPGVKLVNFWASWCPPCRAEHPTLMELSERLPVYGVDLKDPEANALEFLEEDGDPFHAMATDPKGRGAIDWGVTAPPETFIVNGEGEILYRFAGPMVREDYTNRFVPELEKALAAEQ; encoded by the coding sequence ATGGCTAGGATTTCGCCCCTTGTCGCGCTGCCGCCGCTGGCCTTTGCCGCTCTGGCGGGGATGTTCCTCTGGGGCATGGGGCGCGACGATCCAGACGCGCTGCCCTCGACCATGGTCGGGCGCGAGGCGCCTGCCGTGCCGCAGACCACGCTGCCGGGCAAGACGCAACTGACCGACGCGATGCTGCGCGAGCCCGGCGTGAAGCTGGTGAATTTCTGGGCAAGTTGGTGCCCGCCTTGCCGGGCAGAGCATCCGACCTTGATGGAATTGTCCGAACGCCTTCCGGTTTATGGCGTCGATCTGAAGGACCCGGAGGCCAATGCGCTGGAATTCCTGGAGGAGGACGGCGATCCGTTCCATGCCATGGCGACCGATCCCAAGGGGCGGGGGGCCATCGATTGGGGGGTGACCGCCCCGCCCGAGACTTTCATCGTCAATGGCGAGGGCGAGATCCTTTATCGCTTTGCCGGGCCGATGGTCCGCGAGGATTACACCAACCGCTTTGTCCCCGAGCTGGAAAAGGCGCTGGCCGCCGAGCAGTGA
- the ggt gene encoding gamma-glutamyltransferase — protein sequence MTRVSLVTALLMGGVWAMPAIAQQATDAVAPEAGSPETESADVFAGLGEAAGAALASKEEGKPVTAQNWMVAAANPLAVEAGAKVLERGGSAADAMVAVQTVLGLVEPQSSGLGGGAFLVWYDAESGELTTLDGRETAPLAATPTYFQDENGEPLEFYDAVVGGRSVGTPGTPALLEEAHRRWGKVNWGSLFDDAITLADEGFTVSPRLAALVADDSERLGRFPATKAYFFPDGQAIAAGDMLENPEYAHVLRRLAAEGSRAFYSGEIAEGIADTVRNAEGNPGLLSVDDLAAYKVKERPAVCAEYRDHEVCGMGPPSSGGLTVGQILGMLGGYDLAALGAENPESWRLIGDASRLAFADRGRYMADSDFVPVPSEGLIAPDYLAERGELLGGDDSLPEVSAGSPGWSHAMNWGQDSSLELPSTSHISIVDADGNALSMTTTIENGFGSRLFTQGFLLNNELTDFSFETHDEAGYPIANRLEPGKRPRSSMAPSIVMKDGKPVLVIGSPGGSRIIGYVAKAIIGYIDWGMDVQQAVALPNIVNRFGTMDVEAGTPATDLTQALTDIGFEVEEADLNSGLHGIAITPDGLSGGADPRREGVAIGD from the coding sequence ATGACAAGGGTGAGTCTAGTGACGGCGCTGCTGATGGGCGGCGTTTGGGCAATGCCTGCGATAGCGCAGCAGGCGACGGATGCGGTTGCGCCGGAGGCAGGGAGCCCCGAGACCGAAAGCGCCGATGTCTTCGCCGGTCTGGGCGAGGCTGCCGGCGCCGCATTGGCCAGCAAAGAAGAAGGCAAGCCGGTCACCGCGCAGAACTGGATGGTGGCGGCGGCAAATCCACTGGCCGTTGAGGCCGGAGCCAAGGTGTTGGAGCGCGGCGGATCGGCTGCCGATGCGATGGTGGCCGTCCAGACCGTGTTGGGGCTGGTCGAGCCGCAAAGCTCGGGTTTGGGCGGGGGCGCCTTCCTTGTCTGGTATGATGCCGAAAGCGGCGAGTTGACCACGCTGGACGGCCGCGAGACCGCGCCCCTTGCCGCGACTCCGACCTATTTCCAGGATGAGAATGGCGAGCCGCTGGAATTCTATGACGCGGTGGTCGGCGGCCGTTCGGTCGGCACGCCGGGCACGCCCGCGCTGCTCGAGGAAGCGCATCGCCGTTGGGGCAAGGTGAACTGGGGCAGCCTGTTCGATGATGCCATCACCTTGGCAGATGAGGGCTTTACCGTCTCGCCGCGCTTGGCCGCGCTGGTGGCCGACGACAGCGAGCGCTTGGGCCGTTTCCCCGCCACCAAGGCCTATTTCTTCCCTGATGGTCAGGCCATTGCGGCGGGTGACATGTTGGAAAACCCCGAATACGCCCATGTTCTGCGGCGGTTGGCGGCAGAGGGCAGTCGCGCTTTCTATAGCGGAGAAATCGCTGAAGGTATCGCCGATACTGTTCGGAATGCAGAGGGAAATCCTGGATTGCTCTCGGTTGATGACCTGGCGGCTTACAAGGTCAAGGAGCGCCCGGCGGTCTGCGCAGAATATCGCGATCACGAGGTGTGCGGCATGGGGCCTCCGTCCTCGGGCGGGCTGACCGTGGGGCAAATCCTCGGGATGCTGGGGGGCTATGATCTGGCCGCGCTTGGGGCCGAAAACCCGGAAAGCTGGCGGCTGATCGGCGATGCGTCACGCCTCGCCTTCGCGGATCGGGGCCGCTACATGGCCGACAGCGATTTCGTGCCGGTCCCGAGCGAGGGCCTGATCGCGCCCGATTACCTTGCCGAGCGCGGCGAGTTGCTGGGCGGAGATGACAGCCTGCCCGAGGTCAGCGCCGGTTCGCCGGGCTGGTCGCACGCGATGAACTGGGGGCAGGACAGCTCGCTGGAACTGCCCTCGACCTCGCATATCTCGATCGTCGATGCGGATGGCAATGCGCTCTCCATGACCACCACCATCGAGAACGGTTTCGGCTCGCGCCTGTTCACCCAGGGTTTCCTGTTGAATAATGAGCTGACCGATTTCTCTTTCGAGACGCATGACGAGGCGGGCTATCCCATCGCCAACCGGCTGGAGCCGGGCAAGCGTCCGCGTTCCTCGATGGCGCCGAGCATCGTGATGAAGGATGGCAAGCCGGTGCTGGTGATCGGTTCGCCGGGCGGTAGCCGGATCATCGGTTATGTCGCCAAGGCGATCATCGGTTACATCGATTGGGGCATGGATGTGCAGCAGGCGGTGGCCCTTCCCAATATCGTCAATCGGTTCGGGACGATGGATGTCGAGGCGGGAACACCGGCGACTGACCTGACCCAAGCGCTGACCGATATCGGCTTCGAGGTCGAGGAAGCCGACCTGAATTCCGGTTTGCACGGCATCGCGATCACGCCTGATGGCTTGTCGGGTGGGGCTGATCCGCGCCGTGAAGGTGTCGCGATAGGCGATTGA
- the acnA gene encoding aconitate hydratase AcnA, which produces MPIQTGIDSAKTRRKLKAGGKEIAYYSIDAATEAGLGDFSKLPAALKVVLENMLRFEDGGKTVSADDIKAFAEWAAKGGKNPREIAYRPARVLMQDFTGVPAVVDLAAMRDGIKALGGDAQKINPLNPVDLVIDHSVMIDEFGTPRAFQFNVEREYERNIERYQFLKWGQKAFQNFRVVPPGTGICHQVNLEYLGQTVWTDTDQSGEEVAYPDTLVGTDSHTTMINGLAVLGWGVGGIEAEAAMLGQPISMLIPEVVGFKISGALTEGVTATDLVLKVVQMLRQHGVVGKFVEFYGDGLDHMPLADRATIANMAPEYGATCGFFPIDDETLRYLRQTGRDEERIALVEAYAKENGFWRGKGYDPVYSSTLELDQGDVVPAISGPKRPQDHVALTESAYEFRKYICGTRKLPEPTGNGTRAWKSEGGAATPDDLPGHHEGYKSGSVEGEDYKLHDGSIVIASITSCTNTSNPYVLMAAGLVARKARELGLTRKPWVKTSLAPGSQVVSEYLEAAGLQDDLNAIGFNLVGYGCTTCIGNSGPLEPEISKSISDNDLVAVSVLSGNRNFEGRISPDVRANYLASPPLVVAYALAGDMNIDLTTEPLGTSKDGKPVYLKDVWPTTKEVAELVETVVTREMFQEKYADVFKGDERWQGVDVTDSETYDWPASSTYIQNPPYFQGMSKDPGTISNIEGARVLALLGDMITTDHISPAGSFKPDTPAGKYLTERQVSPREFNSYGSRRGNHEVMMRGTFANIRIKNEMLDGVEGGYTKGPDGKQNSIYDAAMAYEEAGVPLVVIGGVEYGAGSSRDWAAKGTNLLGIKAVIAESFERIHRSNLVGMGVIPFEFTDGDSRKTLNLTGAETVSISGLEGDFKPLSQVPATITYPDGTTKEITLKARVDTEVEIEYLKNGGVLHYVLRNLAAA; this is translated from the coding sequence ATGCCCATCCAGACCGGAATTGATTCCGCCAAGACCCGCCGCAAGCTCAAAGCCGGCGGCAAGGAAATCGCCTATTACTCGATCGACGCCGCCACCGAGGCTGGCCTTGGCGATTTCTCCAAGCTTCCCGCCGCACTGAAAGTGGTGCTGGAAAACATGTTGCGCTTCGAGGATGGCGGCAAAACCGTCAGCGCCGACGACATCAAGGCCTTCGCCGAATGGGCCGCCAAGGGCGGCAAGAACCCGCGCGAGATCGCCTATCGCCCTGCCCGCGTGCTGATGCAGGACTTTACCGGCGTTCCCGCCGTGGTGGACCTGGCGGCAATGCGCGACGGCATCAAGGCGCTTGGCGGCGATGCGCAGAAGATCAACCCGCTGAACCCGGTCGACCTGGTCATCGACCACTCGGTCATGATCGACGAGTTCGGCACCCCCCGCGCCTTCCAGTTCAACGTGGAGCGTGAATACGAACGCAATATCGAACGTTACCAGTTCCTGAAATGGGGCCAGAAAGCGTTCCAGAATTTCCGCGTCGTACCGCCGGGAACCGGCATCTGCCACCAGGTGAACCTTGAATATCTGGGCCAGACCGTCTGGACCGATACCGACCAGAGCGGTGAGGAAGTCGCCTATCCCGACACGCTGGTCGGCACCGACAGCCACACCACCATGATCAACGGCCTCGCCGTTCTGGGCTGGGGCGTCGGCGGGATCGAGGCCGAGGCAGCGATGCTCGGGCAACCGATCTCGATGCTGATTCCCGAGGTCGTGGGCTTCAAGATCTCGGGCGCGCTGACCGAAGGCGTGACCGCGACCGACCTGGTGCTGAAGGTCGTTCAGATGCTGCGCCAACATGGCGTTGTCGGCAAATTCGTCGAATTCTACGGCGATGGGCTGGATCACATGCCACTGGCCGACCGCGCGACCATCGCCAACATGGCGCCCGAATACGGCGCAACCTGTGGCTTCTTCCCGATCGACGACGAAACCCTGCGCTACCTGCGTCAAACCGGCCGGGACGAAGAGCGCATCGCACTGGTCGAGGCCTATGCCAAGGAGAACGGCTTCTGGCGCGGCAAAGGCTACGATCCGGTCTATTCCTCGACGCTGGAACTGGACCAGGGCGATGTCGTGCCCGCCATCTCGGGGCCGAAACGCCCGCAGGATCACGTCGCCCTGACCGAATCCGCCTATGAGTTCCGCAAGTATATCTGTGGCACCCGCAAGCTGCCCGAGCCGACCGGCAACGGTACGCGCGCATGGAAATCCGAAGGCGGCGCCGCCACACCAGACGATCTTCCCGGTCATCACGAAGGCTACAAATCCGGTTCGGTCGAGGGAGAGGATTACAAGCTGCATGACGGCTCTATCGTGATCGCCTCGATCACATCCTGCACCAATACCTCGAATCCCTATGTGCTGATGGCCGCCGGTCTCGTCGCCCGCAAGGCGCGCGAACTGGGCCTGACCCGCAAACCCTGGGTCAAGACCTCGCTGGCGCCGGGCTCGCAGGTCGTGTCGGAATATCTGGAGGCAGCAGGCCTGCAAGACGACCTGAACGCGATCGGCTTCAACCTCGTGGGTTATGGCTGCACCACCTGCATCGGCAATTCCGGCCCGCTGGAGCCGGAAATATCGAAATCGATCAGCGACAATGACCTGGTCGCAGTGTCGGTCCTGTCGGGCAACCGCAACTTCGAGGGCCGGATCTCGCCCGACGTCCGCGCCAACTACCTGGCCTCGCCGCCGCTGGTCGTGGCCTATGCGTTGGCGGGCGACATGAATATCGACCTGACCACCGAGCCGCTCGGCACCTCGAAGGACGGCAAGCCTGTCTACCTGAAAGATGTTTGGCCAACCACGAAGGAGGTGGCCGAGTTGGTCGAAACCGTCGTCACGCGCGAGATGTTCCAGGAAAAATACGCCGACGTGTTCAAGGGCGACGAACGCTGGCAGGGTGTCGATGTCACCGATAGCGAGACCTATGACTGGCCGGCAAGCTCGACCTATATCCAGAACCCGCCCTATTTCCAGGGCATGTCCAAGGACCCTGGCACGATCAGCAATATCGAGGGCGCGCGCGTCCTGGCATTGCTGGGTGACATGATCACCACCGACCACATTTCGCCCGCCGGTTCCTTCAAGCCGGACACCCCCGCCGGGAAATACCTGACCGAGCGGCAGGTTTCCCCGCGCGAATTCAACTCTTACGGCTCGCGCCGCGGCAATCACGAGGTGATGATGCGCGGCACCTTCGCCAATATCCGCATCAAGAACGAGATGCTGGACGGTGTCGAAGGCGGCTATACCAAGGGGCCCGACGGCAAGCAAAACTCGATCTACGATGCCGCGATGGCCTATGAGGAAGCGGGCGTTCCGCTGGTCGTGATCGGCGGGGTCGAGTATGGTGCCGGTTCGTCTCGGGATTGGGCGGCCAAGGGCACCAACCTTCTGGGCATCAAGGCGGTGATCGCCGAAAGCTTCGAGCGCATCCACCGCTCGAATCTGGTCGGCATGGGCGTCATTCCTTTCGAGTTCACCGATGGCGACAGCCGCAAGACCCTGAACCTGACCGGAGCGGAAACCGTCTCGATCAGCGGTCTGGAAGGTGATTTCAAGCCGCTTTCACAGGTTCCGGCAACGATCACCTATCCTGACGGCACCACCAAGGAGATCACGCTCAAGGCCCGCGTCGATACCGAGGTCGAGATCGAGTATCTCAAGAATGGCGGCGTGCTGCATTACGTGCTGCGTAATCTCGCCGCAGCCTGA
- a CDS encoding DUF1223 domain-containing protein, which produces MMHSISGRAQPGVLTHSRSDLVKGKMTALSRAKACLGAIAVALTAALPVAAQDALGVGADAPIIAAPADPGRSAPSVTSPYSAPEIGGFNSFAASDMAPPSLDNFTPPTLPVVVELFTSQGCSSCPPADAMLETLADDPGILPLSLHVDYWDYLGWADSFANPQFTARQEAYARAAGERSVYTPQLIIDGQDTAVAPGPVQLMGLIDAHRASPAVVSLNREQTAEGDRIEIVPLSELAMPIDVILVRYAPQRTVEIKAGENRGREMTYVNVVLSLEKLADWDGQAPLRLTVRQEGLPDDSFPADTRHVILVQEDLSGKEMPGPILAAIGLD; this is translated from the coding sequence ATGATGCATAGCATTTCAGGCAGGGCGCAACCGGGCGTTCTGACGCACAGCCGGAGTGATCTGGTCAAGGGGAAGATGACGGCATTGTCGAGGGCAAAAGCATGTTTGGGGGCGATTGCCGTTGCGCTGACCGCAGCACTGCCCGTTGCCGCACAAGATGCCCTCGGGGTGGGTGCGGATGCGCCGATCATTGCCGCTCCGGCCGATCCTGGCCGTTCCGCGCCCTCGGTGACGAGTCCATACAGCGCCCCTGAGATCGGCGGGTTCAACAGCTTTGCCGCCAGTGACATGGCGCCACCGTCGCTGGACAATTTCACACCGCCCACACTGCCCGTGGTGGTCGAGCTGTTCACTTCGCAGGGCTGTTCCTCCTGTCCGCCTGCCGATGCGATGCTGGAAACGCTGGCGGATGATCCGGGAATCCTGCCCTTGTCGCTGCATGTCGATTACTGGGATTACCTGGGATGGGCGGACAGTTTCGCCAACCCGCAATTTACCGCCAGGCAAGAGGCTTATGCCCGCGCCGCAGGCGAAAGATCGGTCTATACCCCGCAACTCATCATCGATGGGCAGGACACGGCCGTGGCGCCGGGACCGGTCCAGTTGATGGGGCTGATCGATGCGCATCGCGCCTCGCCCGCGGTGGTGAGCCTGAATCGCGAGCAGACGGCTGAAGGCGACCGGATAGAGATCGTGCCGCTGTCAGAACTTGCGATGCCGATCGACGTGATCCTGGTCCGCTATGCCCCGCAGCGCACGGTCGAGATCAAGGCCGGGGAAAATCGTGGCCGTGAAATGACTTATGTCAATGTCGTGCTGTCGCTTGAAAAGCTGGCCGATTGGGATGGCCAGGCCCCGTTGCGCCTGACCGTGCGGCAGGAGGGGCTGCCCGATGACAGTTTCCCTGCCGATACCCGCCACGTGATCCTGGTGCAGGAGGATCTGAGCGGCAAGGAAATGCCCGGACCGATCCTTGCCGCGATCGGGCTCGATTGA
- a CDS encoding VOC family protein, whose protein sequence is MLDHICIGVADLARSKRFYAAALAPLGYRITVEEIDAVGFGVAEGNRRSLDPGGEFWIASGAPVPPLAHLAFNAGTRQEVDAFFRAATGAGGGDNGEPGLRPRYHENYYACFIIDPDGYNIEAVCHEGT, encoded by the coding sequence ATGCTGGATCATATCTGTATCGGGGTTGCCGATCTTGCGCGCAGCAAGCGCTTTTATGCTGCCGCATTGGCGCCCCTGGGCTATCGGATCACGGTCGAGGAGATAGATGCCGTCGGTTTCGGCGTGGCCGAGGGCAACCGCAGATCGCTTGATCCGGGAGGGGAGTTCTGGATCGCGTCGGGCGCGCCGGTGCCACCTCTGGCCCATCTCGCCTTCAACGCGGGGACACGGCAAGAGGTCGATGCGTTTTTCCGGGCCGCGACAGGGGCAGGGGGCGGAGACAATGGCGAACCCGGACTGCGCCCACGCTATCACGAGAATTACTATGCCTGTTTCATCATCGATCCGGACGGCTACAACATAGAGGCGGTTTGTCACGAGGGGACTTGA